One genomic segment of Oceanotoga teriensis includes these proteins:
- a CDS encoding MarR family winged helix-turn-helix transcriptional regulator, with the protein MDDLKYIGRRLSCLSRNSHHVFLDIIGKYNLGKGQIHFLIYLVREEDGLTQEDLSRILEIDKSNTARAIKKLMKEGYVVKKVDDKDKRKNRIYVTEKAIKYEKLIRKEIIAWENAITKGISDDDIEKFLNTLDIMINNILELNKSDT; encoded by the coding sequence TATCGAGAAATTCACATCATGTTTTTTTGGATATAATAGGTAAATACAATCTTGGAAAGGGACAGATTCATTTTTTAATTTATTTGGTTAGAGAAGAGGATGGATTGACTCAAGAAGATTTGAGTCGGATATTGGAAATAGATAAATCTAATACTGCAAGAGCTATTAAGAAACTTATGAAAGAGGGTTATGTTGTTAAGAAGGTTGATGATAAAGATAAGAGAAAGAATAGAATTTATGTTACTGAGAAAGCCATTAAATATGAAAAACTCATCAGAAAAGAGATAATTGCATGGGAAAATGCTATAACTAAAGGAATTTCTGATGATGATATTGAAAAATTTTTGAATACTTTGGATATTATGATAAACAATATTTTAGAACTTAATAAGAGTGATACATGA